A window of Candidatus Poribacteria bacterium genomic DNA:
GCGCGTCCAGTTGGGCGTCGTGACGGTCATCTCGACGTCGGAGTAGCTCGAATCGCTCCGGTAGAGCTTGTCGACGGCATCGAGAATGGTCTTGGGATCCGGCTGGTCGGATGCCGCCTGAGCGGCAATGGCGAGAACGCAGAGGAGCACTCGAAGCGCGAAACGAATCGGTCGCGATAACATGGCGTCTGGCTCCCATCCAGTGATCGTCGGGTTCCGCTGGCGGGATTGGGACGCGCCCGAGCTAAAGAGTAGCCTTCCTGTCGGCATCTGGGAAGCGACGCCGACGTACGAGCCTCTAGCCGCTCGACCACTGTGTGTGGAACGTGCCCTCGCGGTCGGTTCGCTGGTACGTGTGCGCCCCGAAGTAGTCGCGTTGCGCCTGAATGAGCGATGCTGCGCTATCGGCGCGGCGGTAGGCGTCGAAGTAGGCGAGAGACGCGGCCATCGCCGGCGCGGCGATTCCGAGCCGGACGGCGCTCGCCACAACCCGCCGCCAGGCGTCCAGTCGAGCCTCGACTCCCGCGCGGAAGTGCGGGTCCAGCAACAGATTCGGCAGCGAGCCGTCGCGCTGGTACGCGGCTTTGATCTCGTCCAAGAAGACCGCGCGGATGATGCATCCGCCCTTCCAAATGCGGGCGATCTCCTCGAACTGGAGCCCGAAGCCATACGACGCGTCGGCAGCGCGCAGGAGCGCCATCCCCTGCGCGTACGAACACACCTTCGAGGCATAGAGCGCCGCGCGCACGTCCGCGATGACCGACCCCGAGTCCGTCGGCTTCTCCGAGGTATGCGACCCCAAGAGGCTTGCGGCTCGCACGCGCTCCTGTTTGAGCGCCGAGACGAAGCGTGCGTCCACCGCCGCCGTGATCGTCGGAATCGGCACGCTCAGGTCGAGCGCGGTCATCACCGTCCAGCGTCCGGTCCCTTTCTGACCCGCCGAGTCGAGGATCGTGTCCAGTGTGAGCGTTCCGCCGTCCGGGTCCCGATGGTTCAGGATGTCCGCCGTGATCTCGATGAGATAGGACTTCAGCTCGCCCCGATTCCACTCGTCAAAGACCTCGGCGAGGCGTTCCGCCGGAATCCCGAAGCCGTTGCGGAGCAGGTCGTAGGCTTCTGTGATGAGCTGCATGTCGCCGTACTCGATCCCGTTGTGCACCAT
This region includes:
- the gndA gene encoding NADP-dependent phosphogluconate dehydrogenase: MNDRPGSYDIGLIGLAVMGANLARNIERNGFSVAVFNRTTARTEEFIANFGAGRRFLGTKGLQEFVSALSRPRRVILMVQAGAPVDAFMEQLVPLLDPGDILVDAGNSLFHDTVRRQAAMRDTGIRYVGMGVSGGEEGALNGPSIMPGGERGAYESLEPILKRIAAQTEDGPCVSYIGEGGAGHFVKMVHNGIEYGDMQLITEAYDLLRNGFGIPAERLAEVFDEWNRGELKSYLIEITADILNHRDPDGGTLTLDTILDSAGQKGTGRWTVMTALDLSVPIPTITAAVDARFVSALKQERVRAASLLGSHTSEKPTDSGSVIADVRAALYASKVCSYAQGMALLRAADASYGFGLQFEEIARIWKGGCIIRAVFLDEIKAAYQRDGSLPNLLLDPHFRAGVEARLDAWRRVVASAVRLGIAAPAMAASLAYFDAYRRADSAASLIQAQRDYFGAHTYQRTDREGTFHTQWSSG